One window of the Zea mays cultivar B73 chromosome 3, Zm-B73-REFERENCE-NAM-5.0, whole genome shotgun sequence genome contains the following:
- the LOC100274571 gene encoding Auxin response factor 4-like: MPPATAMAPPSQPPSNSGDPLYPELWRACAGPLVTVPRVGDLVFYFPQGHIEQVEASMNQVAGNQMRLYDLPPKLLCRVLNVELKAETDTDEVYAQIMLMPEPEQTDVPAEKPSSAPAASPRPAVRSFCKTLTASDTSTHGGFSVLRRHADECLPPLDMTQSPPTQELVAKDLHGMEWRFRHIFRGQPRRHLLQSGWSVFVSSKRLVAGDAFIFLRGENGELRVGVRRAMRQLSNVPSSVISSQSMHLGVLATAWHAINTKSMFTVYYKPRTSPSEFIIPYDQYMESVKNNYSIGMRFRMRFEGEEAPEQRFTGTIVGCENLDPLWPDSSWRYLKVRWDEPSTIPRPDRVSPWKIEPASSPPVNPLVHSSRAKRPRQNVPPPSLESSVLTKEGATKVEIDSAQTQHQNSVLQGQEQMTLRNNLTESADSDSTVQKPMMWSPSLNGKAHTHFQQRPAMDNWMPLGRRENDFKDTRSAFKDARTASQSFGDTQGFFVQAYDDNHHRLSFKNQGSTHRFADPYFYMPQQSSVTVESSTRTQTANNDLCFWGDQNAMYGNPSDQQQGFNFGQNPSSWLNQPFPQVEQPRVVRPHATVAPFDLEKTREGSGFKIFGFQVDTTSPSPVQLSSPLPAIQEHVLQTRPSAPVNELQPVQIECLPEGSVSTAGTATENIQQAPQSSKDIQSKSQGASTRSCTKVHKQGVALGRSVDLSKFTDYGELQAELDKMFDFEGELVSGSQNWQIVYTDDEGDMMLVGDDPWEEFCSIVRKIYIYTKEEVQKMNSKSAAPRKEESPAAGGGGGCAAATNE; the protein is encoded by the exons ATGCCGCCCGCAACAGCCATGGCGCCGCCGTCCCAGCCCCCGTCTAACTCAG GGGATCCGCTGTACCCGGAGCTCTGGCGCGCCTGCGCCGGCCCGCTCGTCACCGTCCCCCGCGTCGGCGACCTCGTCTTCTACTTCCCCCAGGGGCACATCGAGCAG GTGGAGGCGTCCATGAACCAGGTCGCCGGGAACCAGATGCGCCTCTACGATCTGCCCCCCAAGCTGCTCTGCCGCGTGCTCAACGTCGAGCTCAAG GCGGAGACGGACACCGACGAGGTCTACGCGCAGATCATGCTCATGCCGGAGCCCGAG CAAACCGATGTGCCGGCTGAGAAGCCGAGTTCTGCACCTGCTGCGTCGCCGAGGCCAGCAGTCAGGTCCTTCTGCAAGACGCTCACCGCCTCGGACACCAGCACACACGGTGGCTTCTCTGTGCTGCGCCGACACGCTGACGAGTGCCTCCCTCCCCTG GATATGACCCAGTCGCCTCCCACACAGGAGCTGGTGGCGAAGGATCTGCATGGCATGGAGTGGCGCTTCCGCCACATCTTTAGAG GGCAGCCAAGGAGGCATCTCCTTCAGAGTGGTTGGAGTGTTTTTGTTAGTTCTAAAAGGCTTGTTGCTGGTGAtgccttcattttcctcag AGGAGAAAATGGTGAACTTCGAGTTGGTGTTAGGCGGGCAATGAGGCAATTGTCTAATGTACCTTCTTCAGTCATATCTAGCCAAAGCATGCACCTCGGAGTCCTTGCGACTGCATGGCACGCCATTAACACGAAGTCCATGTTCACTGTCTACTACAAGCCTAG GACGAGCCCTTCAGAGTTCATCATACCGTACGATCAATATATGGAGTCGGTAAAAAATAATTATTCTATTGGCATGAGATTCAGGATGAGGTTTGAAGGAGAAGAGGCGCCAGAGCAGAG GTTTACTGGTACAATAGTTGGTTGTGAAAATCTTGACCCACTATGGCCTGATTCCAGTTGGAGATACTTGAAG GTGCGTTGGGATGAGCCTTCTACTATCCCGCGGCCAGATAGGGTCTCTCCTTGGAAGATAGAGCCTGCTTCATCGCCTCCTGTTAATCCACTCGTGCATTCTTCTAGAGCAAAAAGACCTAGACAAAACGTTCCTCCACCTTCACTTGAATCATCTGTTCTCACAAAAGAAG GTGCAACCAAGGTCGAAATCGATTCAGCTCAAACACAACACCAAAATTCGGTCTTGCAAGGTCAGGAGCAGATGACCTTGAGGAACAACCTGACTGAAAGCGCTGATTCTGATTCCACTGTTCAGAAGCCGATGATGTGGTCCCCATCACTCAATGGGAAAGCCCACACTCATTTTCAGCAGAGACCTGCTATGGATAATTGGATGCCATTGGGAAGGCGTGAAAATGACTTCAAGGACACCCGTTCTGCCTTCAAGGATGCCCGCACCGCCTCTCAATCATTTGGAGATACACAGGGTTTTTTTGTGCAAGCTTATGATGACAATCATCACCGTCTCTCTTTCAAAAATCAGGGTTCAACTCATCGCTTCGCAGATCCGTACTTCTATATGCCTCAACAATCGTCAGTGACGGTTGAATCAAGCACAAGGACACAAACAGCAAACAATGACTTGTGTTTCTGGGGTGACCAGAATGCTATGTACGGCAATCCAAGTGACCAACAACAGGGTTTCAACTTTGGACAAAACCCATCAAGTTGGTTGAACCAGCCATTTCCCCAGGTTGAACAGCCACGAGTGGTCAGGCCTCATGCAACGGTTGCTCCATTTGATCTGGAGAAGACTAGAGAAGGAAGTGGCTTCAAGATTTTTGGGTTCCAAGTTGATACAACCAGTCCATCTCCTGTCCAATTGAGCTCTCCATTGCCCGCTATCCAGGAGCATGTGTTACAAACTCGACCATCGGCACCGGTGAATGAATTGCAACCTGTGCAAATTGAGTGCTTGCCTGAGGGATCTGTAAGCACAGCTGGAACTGCAACGGAGAACATTCAGCAAGCCCCGCAGAGTTCAAAAGATATCCAAAGCAAGTCCCAGGGTGCTTCAACAAGGAGCTGTACAAAG GTTCATAAGCAAGGAGTCGCACTTGGCAGGTCGGTGGACCTCTCTAAATTCACCGACTACGGCGAACTCCAAGCAGAGCTGGACAAGATGTTTGACTTCGAGGGTGAATTGGTATCTGGCAGCCAAAACTGGCAGATCGTCTATACCGACGACGAGGGCGATATGATGCTTGTGGGAGACGACCCGTGGGA AGAGTTCTGCAGCATAGTGCGCAAGATCTACATCTACACGAAGGAGGAGGTCCAGAAGATGAACTCGAAATCAGCTGCGCCAAGGAAGGAGGAATCTCCGGCAGCGGGCGGCGGAGGAGGTTGCGCCGCCGCCACAAACGAGTAG